The DNA sequence ACTGCTCGTTACGTTTTCACGCAGAGGCGGCAAACAACCGCTTATCGCCCATACTGTGATGAAGACCGGGGTTCTCATCAATATCGAACGGGCCTATATCGAATCCATGGAGGGGGAGGTCCTCATCGATGTCCCGGATAAGGACGCTGCACTCGTCTCCGCCACCATGGAGGAGGCGGGGGCACGGGTGAAGATCATGGAGGACTCTGTCATCCGGGATGAGTCCGAGTGCGTGGACTGCGGAGCATGTATCAGTGTCTGCCCTCAGGATGTTCTCTCGTTCGACGAGGAATGGAAGCTGAACATTGATGGGCATAAATGCATTCTCTGCGGAAAATGCGTCATCGCGTGCCCGCACAATGCGCTCTCGCTCCTTCAATGATTCGCGAGCATTTCCAGTACCGGACGACAATTACGTCGATAATTGCCGACCGACAGGATCATATCGATGCGGCAAAGGAGGCGATGATCGCCGCACGGACGGAACTGGAAAGGGTCATCGCCATCGATC is a window from the Methanovulcanius yangii genome containing:
- a CDS encoding 4Fe-4S binding protein, translating into MKLLVTFSRRGGKQPLIAHTVMKTGVLINIERAYIESMEGEVLIDVPDKDAALVSATMEEAGARVKIMEDSVIRDESECVDCGACISVCPQDVLSFDEEWKLNIDGHKCILCGKCVIACPHNALSLLQ